Proteins from one Clostridium cellulovorans 743B genomic window:
- a CDS encoding helix-turn-helix domain-containing protein, which translates to MNNSLANRIKDLRKNNGYTQKELSSLLGIGQTTVANYEQGTRIPDTEKLNKMADLFEVTLDYLLGRNEKISPSNKEVKSKTIDLKSANETYLEYLLKGDSKKARKFILSLHEEGIKIDYIFFNILDKVLKNVGILWEKGIIDVWKEHFISEVTIDVMKEIKFREENRNHKSISIIALNPGSELHNIGLRMISDILELEGYHVIYLGSNVPVQSLIKGIEIENPKFIAISVTLEHHIDSAIYMISAIKNYFGKSSPKIVIGGSAFINYDKVCERTGADYYSLVLDDILDILNNTKAY; encoded by the coding sequence ATGAATAACAGTCTCGCAAATCGTATAAAAGACCTTAGAAAGAATAACGGATACACTCAAAAAGAGCTTTCAAGTCTACTTGGCATAGGCCAGACTACTGTAGCTAACTATGAGCAAGGAACAAGAATTCCAGATACAGAAAAGCTTAATAAGATGGCTGACTTATTTGAAGTTACACTAGACTATCTTTTAGGAAGAAATGAAAAAATATCACCCTCCAATAAAGAGGTTAAAAGCAAGACTATAGATTTAAAATCCGCTAATGAAACTTATTTGGAATATCTTTTAAAAGGAGACAGCAAAAAAGCAAGAAAATTTATATTGAGCCTTCATGAAGAAGGTATAAAGATAGATTATATATTTTTTAATATACTGGATAAGGTTTTGAAGAATGTTGGTATCCTGTGGGAAAAGGGAATAATTGATGTATGGAAGGAACACTTTATATCCGAGGTAACTATTGATGTTATGAAAGAAATAAAATTTAGGGAGGAGAACAGAAATCATAAATCAATATCGATTATAGCTTTAAATCCAGGTTCTGAGCTTCATAATATTGGCCTACGGATGATAAGTGATATACTGGAGCTTGAAGGCTATCATGTAATTTATCTAGGTTCTAATGTTCCAGTACAGAGTCTTATTAAGGGAATCGAGATTGAAAATCCTAAGTTTATTGCTATTTCTGTTACATTAGAGCACCATATAGACTCTGCAATATATATGATATCTGCTATTAAAAATTATTTTGGAAAAAGTTCACCTAAAATAGTAATAGGCGGCTCAGCTTTTATAAATTATGATAAAGTATGTGAGAGAACAGGGGCAGATTACTATAGCTTAGTGCTTGATGATATACTGGATATACTGAATAATACAAAAGCCTACTAA
- a CDS encoding ABC transporter permease — MRLALKIATRFLKSSKGQTSLIVLGIAVGVSVQIFIGSLIQGLQKSLINKTIGNSPQITISSNTDDKFIKNYNEIVDRIKTSEDRITNISVVSDAPALIKKDKKNYSVLIRGMNIEDSDKIYNIKNRIFEGREPKGDLEVIIGKELQQELGAKLGDELQIITNSGEVNKLTITGFYNLNVASLNKSWMITTLETSQKIFSLEGKITGIEMQVTEIFKADEIATNLTSKLDADFKVDNWKAQNAELLSGLNGQSVSSIMIQVFVLIAVALAIASVLAITVIQKSKQIGILKAMGIKDKTASLIFLFQGLLLGVMGAILGVALGLLLGLMFTKFAVNPDGTPVVELYIDYGFIVLSAIIALASSTIAALIPARRSSKLNPIEVIRNG, encoded by the coding sequence ATGAGATTAGCACTTAAAATTGCAACACGTTTCTTGAAGTCGAGTAAAGGCCAAACCTCACTTATTGTACTTGGAATTGCTGTTGGTGTATCGGTTCAGATATTTATTGGTTCTTTAATTCAAGGACTTCAGAAAAGTCTTATAAATAAAACCATAGGTAATTCACCTCAGATTACCATATCTTCAAATACAGACGATAAATTTATAAAGAACTATAATGAGATTGTTGATAGAATCAAAACTTCAGAAGATAGAATTACAAATATTTCAGTAGTTTCTGATGCCCCAGCACTTATTAAGAAAGATAAAAAGAACTATTCGGTTTTAATACGAGGAATGAACATAGAAGATTCAGACAAAATCTATAACATTAAGAATAGAATATTTGAAGGCAGAGAGCCAAAGGGTGATTTAGAAGTTATTATAGGTAAGGAACTTCAACAGGAGTTAGGAGCTAAACTTGGCGATGAGCTTCAGATTATAACTAACTCTGGAGAAGTCAATAAATTAACTATAACAGGGTTTTATAATCTTAATGTAGCTTCCTTAAATAAATCATGGATGATTACAACACTAGAAACCTCTCAGAAGATATTTTCACTTGAAGGTAAAATAACTGGCATAGAAATGCAGGTTACAGAAATTTTTAAAGCTGATGAAATTGCTACAAATTTAACCTCTAAGCTTGATGCTGATTTTAAGGTTGATAACTGGAAGGCTCAAAACGCAGAACTGCTTAGTGGACTTAATGGTCAGAGTGTTTCAAGTATAATGATACAAGTTTTTGTTTTAATAGCAGTTGCACTTGCAATAGCTAGTGTTCTTGCCATAACAGTTATTCAAAAGTCAAAGCAAATTGGTATTCTTAAAGCAATGGGCATAAAGGATAAAACCGCAAGTTTGATATTCCTTTTCCAAGGACTTTTACTTGGAGTTATGGGAGCAATCCTTGGAGTGGCACTGGGTCTTTTATTAGGACTAATGTTTACAAAGTTTGCAGTAAACCCTGATGGAACACCAGTTGTAGAACTTTATATTGATTATGGTTTTATAGTTCTTTCTGCAATAATTGCACTTGCATCATCTACTATAGCTGCATTGATTCCTGCAAGACGTTCTTCAAAACTTAATCCAATAGAGGTGATACGAAATGGCTGA
- a CDS encoding cobalamin B12-binding domain-containing protein: MNKFYNEFMEHLEAENREDSLSFVLSKLENDEIDIITLYTEILAPSLNNMKPAENDMTFIWREHIRSSIIRTIIENCYTYVIKERDEKYKFEIDKKVAVVCPSEEYHEIGARMVTDFFTLLGYDSTFVGSNTPKEEFVQALKILNFDYIALSISNHYNLVAARKAIEKIKESHSMVKIIVGGNAFKNMEACYKELKADMYIKTFEDIKKLAQEDEV, translated from the coding sequence ATGAATAAGTTTTATAATGAATTCATGGAACATCTTGAAGCCGAGAATAGAGAAGATTCATTAAGTTTTGTTTTATCTAAGCTTGAAAACGATGAAATAGACATAATTACTCTTTATACTGAAATACTTGCTCCCTCTTTAAATAATATGAAACCAGCAGAAAATGACATGACCTTTATTTGGAGAGAGCATATACGAAGCTCTATCATAAGAACTATTATTGAAAATTGCTATACTTATGTAATTAAAGAAAGAGATGAAAAATATAAATTTGAAATTGATAAAAAGGTTGCAGTTGTATGCCCTTCTGAAGAATATCATGAAATAGGGGCAAGGATGGTTACTGATTTCTTTACACTATTAGGATATGATTCCACATTTGTAGGTAGCAATACACCAAAAGAAGAATTTGTGCAGGCTTTGAAGATTTTAAACTTTGATTATATAGCATTAAGCATATCCAATCATTATAATCTTGTGGCAGCACGCAAAGCAATCGAAAAGATAAAGGAATCCCACTCTATGGTTAAAATAATTGTCGGAGGAAATGCTTTCAAGAATATGGAAGCTTGTTATAAGGAACTCAAAGCTGATATGTATATTAAGACTTTTGAAGACATAAAGAAACTGGCACAGGAGGATGAAGTATGA